One Panicum virgatum strain AP13 chromosome 9K, P.virgatum_v5, whole genome shotgun sequence genomic region harbors:
- the LOC120652021 gene encoding cytochrome P450 724B1-like isoform X1 — protein sequence MVYALLLVALAAVAAAAVLRHYLPLLRGGLPKGSFGWPLIGETIGFLHAHPSNTAGGFLKEHVARYGTVFKSHLFGSPAVVSCDEELNHFVLHNEERLFECSYPGAIRTILGESSALVVTGERHRQIRSMFLALVASTGLKASYVASVDESARSLIASWRGRETISFCEEARKFPYKVIMEQVLGLPPDGPVALRILEEYQIFMKGIISLPITLPGTAFSKAVKARKRISETMEKFIEDRKRSPTKQAVFLDVLLANKELTHDDKVAFLLDSLLAGHETTSVLLSILVYFIGKSPSIIDQLKKEHEAIRSTKGKEEPLTPDDYRKMEYTSRVINEGLRCGNIVKLVHRKVLKDVTYKGYVIPAGWKILPILGAVHVDPSHHLEPEQFQPRRWEGLNQPAGKSFAPFGGGLRLCPGSEIVKVEAAFFLHHLVLNYRSLLLNKLNKISGVSHEKPEENRAKPTCGSLLSSSRFKWRMGEEDAPMLHQYVEFKKGLPIQLEPVS from the exons ATGGTGTACGCGCTCCTGCTGGTCGCCTtggcggccgtcgccgccgcagcggTGCTCCGCCACTACCTCccgctgctccgcggcggcctccCCAAGGGCAGCTTCGGCTGGCCCCTCATCGGCGAGACCATCGGCTTCCTCCACGCGCACCCGTCCAACACCGCCGGCGGCTTCCTCAAGGAGCACGTCGCCAGGTACGGGACGGTGTTCAAGTCGCACCTcttcggctcgccggcggtggtctCCTGCGACGAGGAGCTCAACCACTTCGTGCTGCACAACGAGGAGCGCCTGTTCGAGTGCAGCTACCCCGGCGCCATCCGCACCATCCTCGGCGAGTCCTCCGCGCTGGTGGTCACCGGCGAGCGCCACCGCCAGATCCGGAGCATGTTCCTCGCCCTCGTCGCCTCCACGGGGCTCAAGGCCTCCTACGTCGCCAGCGTCGACGAGTCCGCGCGCTCCCTCATCGCGTCCTGGCGCGGCCGCGAGACCATCAGCTTCTGCGAGGAGGCGAGGAAGTTCCCCTACAAGGTGATCATGGAGCAGGTTCTGGGCCTGCCGCCGGACGGCCCGGTGGCCCTCCGGATCCTGGAAGAgtaccagatcttcatgaagggGATCATCTCCCTCCCTATCACCCTCCCCGGGACAGCATTTTCCAAGGCCGTCAAG GCAAGGAAGAGGATATCCGAGACCATGGAGAAGTTCATCGAGGACAGGAAGCGCAGCCCAACCAAGCAGGCCGTCTTCCTCGACGTGCTCCTCGCGAACAAGGAGCTCACTCACGACGACAAGGTCGCCTTCCTGCTGGACTCGCTGCTAGCAGGCCACGAGACCACCTCTGTGCTGCTCTCCATTCTCGTCTATTTCATTGGGAAATCTCCCAGCATCATCGACCAACTCAAG AAAGAGCATGAGGCCATCAGGTCCACAAAGGGGAAGGAGGAGCCCTTGACGCCTGACGACTACAGGAAGATGGAGTACACCAGTCGT GTTATCAATGAGGGACTGAGATGTGGCAACATCGTCAAGCTAGTGCACAGGAAGGTTCTCAAGGACGTCACCTACAAAG GATACGTGATCCCGGCTGGTTGGAAAATCCTGCCCATCTTGGGTGCTGTCCACGTGGACCCATCGCATCATCTGGAACCCGAGCAGTTTCAGCCTCGCAGATGGGAG GGGCTGAACCAGCCGGCTGGCAAGAGCTTCGCGCCGTTCGGAGGTGGACTGCGGCTCTGCCCTGGATCGGAGATTGTCAAAGTGGAGGCTGCTTTCTTCCTGCACCACCTTGTGCTCAACTACAGGTCCTTGTTGTTAAATAAACTGAACAAGATTTCAGGCGTCAGTCATGAAAAACCCGAGGAAAATCGGGCAAAACCAACCTGCGGTTCTCTTCTTTCTAGTAGTCGTTTTAA GTGGAGGATGGGTGAAGAGGACGCTCCCATGCTGCACCAGTACGTGGAATTCAAGAAGGGCCTGCCCATACAGCTCGAGCCGGTCAGCTGA
- the LOC120652021 gene encoding cytochrome P450 724B1-like isoform X2 produces the protein MVYALLLVALAAVAAAAVLRHYLPLLRGGLPKGSFGWPLIGETIGFLHAHPSNTAGGFLKEHVARYGTVFKSHLFGSPAVVSCDEELNHFVLHNEERLFECSYPGAIRTILGESSALVVTGERHRQIRSMFLALVASTGLKASYVASVDESARSLIASWRGRETISFCEEARKFPYKVIMEQVLGLPPDGPVALRILEEYQIFMKGIISLPITLPGTAFSKAVKARKRISETMEKFIEDRKRSPTKQAVFLDVLLANKELTHDDKVAFLLDSLLAGHETTSVLLSILVYFIGKSPSIIDQLKKEHEAIRSTKGKEEPLTPDDYRKMEYTSRVINEGLRCGNIVKLVHRKVLKDVTYKGYVIPAGWKILPILGAVHVDPSHHLEPEQFQPRRWEGLNQPAGKSFAPFGGGLRLCPGSEIVKVEAAFFLHHLVLNYRWRMGEEDAPMLHQYVEFKKGLPIQLEPVS, from the exons ATGGTGTACGCGCTCCTGCTGGTCGCCTtggcggccgtcgccgccgcagcggTGCTCCGCCACTACCTCccgctgctccgcggcggcctccCCAAGGGCAGCTTCGGCTGGCCCCTCATCGGCGAGACCATCGGCTTCCTCCACGCGCACCCGTCCAACACCGCCGGCGGCTTCCTCAAGGAGCACGTCGCCAGGTACGGGACGGTGTTCAAGTCGCACCTcttcggctcgccggcggtggtctCCTGCGACGAGGAGCTCAACCACTTCGTGCTGCACAACGAGGAGCGCCTGTTCGAGTGCAGCTACCCCGGCGCCATCCGCACCATCCTCGGCGAGTCCTCCGCGCTGGTGGTCACCGGCGAGCGCCACCGCCAGATCCGGAGCATGTTCCTCGCCCTCGTCGCCTCCACGGGGCTCAAGGCCTCCTACGTCGCCAGCGTCGACGAGTCCGCGCGCTCCCTCATCGCGTCCTGGCGCGGCCGCGAGACCATCAGCTTCTGCGAGGAGGCGAGGAAGTTCCCCTACAAGGTGATCATGGAGCAGGTTCTGGGCCTGCCGCCGGACGGCCCGGTGGCCCTCCGGATCCTGGAAGAgtaccagatcttcatgaagggGATCATCTCCCTCCCTATCACCCTCCCCGGGACAGCATTTTCCAAGGCCGTCAAG GCAAGGAAGAGGATATCCGAGACCATGGAGAAGTTCATCGAGGACAGGAAGCGCAGCCCAACCAAGCAGGCCGTCTTCCTCGACGTGCTCCTCGCGAACAAGGAGCTCACTCACGACGACAAGGTCGCCTTCCTGCTGGACTCGCTGCTAGCAGGCCACGAGACCACCTCTGTGCTGCTCTCCATTCTCGTCTATTTCATTGGGAAATCTCCCAGCATCATCGACCAACTCAAG AAAGAGCATGAGGCCATCAGGTCCACAAAGGGGAAGGAGGAGCCCTTGACGCCTGACGACTACAGGAAGATGGAGTACACCAGTCGT GTTATCAATGAGGGACTGAGATGTGGCAACATCGTCAAGCTAGTGCACAGGAAGGTTCTCAAGGACGTCACCTACAAAG GATACGTGATCCCGGCTGGTTGGAAAATCCTGCCCATCTTGGGTGCTGTCCACGTGGACCCATCGCATCATCTGGAACCCGAGCAGTTTCAGCCTCGCAGATGGGAG GGGCTGAACCAGCCGGCTGGCAAGAGCTTCGCGCCGTTCGGAGGTGGACTGCGGCTCTGCCCTGGATCGGAGATTGTCAAAGTGGAGGCTGCTTTCTTCCTGCACCACCTTGTGCTCAACTACAG GTGGAGGATGGGTGAAGAGGACGCTCCCATGCTGCACCAGTACGTGGAATTCAAGAAGGGCCTGCCCATACAGCTCGAGCCGGTCAGCTGA
- the LOC120652023 gene encoding chaperone protein ClpB2, chloroplastic isoform X1, whose translation MIYSSTVVCVFLWLENAEINAFFVPKNVNSFAVDFGTQQIYRSTRRAAGRDWSNSVTEPSAQIPAAQREIRRRRARTARAPHPLFPLSSSSRLVVSTASWFPPEPPRTSVSAPRRRTPPSSSKAPRKPIYTLPPAAHRHLFTPLPNPEFHPVFQTPNLILSPSPLVNRRGSVLPPPQGPAMAAAPPMSADVLSFLPSAAAPTPVVAAAWGAARAGSVRGKAALRMVRGGAGLAPVVGRRRPHRRPLSVRCDATSRDGRITQQEFTEMAWQSIVSSPEVAKESKHQIVETEHLMKSLLEQRNGLARRIFSKAGVDNTRLLDATEKFIQRQPKVLGEDPGSMLGRDLEALIQRARDFKKEYGDSYVSVEHLVLGFAEDKRFGKQLFKDFQITVKTLKSAIESIRGKQNVIDQDPEGKYEALEKYGKDLTAMARQGKLDPVIGRDDEIRRCIQILSRRTKNNPVLIGEPGVGKTAIAEGLAQRIVQGDVPQALTNRRLIALDMGALIAGAKYRGEFEDRLKAVLKEVTDSDGQTILFIDEIHTVVGAGATNGAMDAGNLLKPMLGRGELRCIGATTLDEYRKYIEKDPALERRFQQVYVDQPSVEDTISILRGLRERYELHHGVRISDSALVAAAVLSDRYISGRFLPDKAIDLVDESAAKLKMEITSKPTALDEIDRAVLKLEMERLSLTNDTDKASKDRLSRLEAELSLLKDKQRKLTEQWEHEKSVMTKIQSIKEEIDRVNVEIQQAEREYDLNRAAELKYGSLNALQRQLQTTENELDEYQSSGKSMLREEVTQDDIAEIVSRWTGIPVSKLKQSDREKLLYLEEELHKRVVGQDPAVKAVAEAIQRSRAGLSDPNRPIASFMFMGPTGVGKTELAKALAAFMFNTEEAVVRIDMSEYMEKHSVSRLIGAPPGYVGYEEGGQLTEAVRRRPYSVVLFDEIEKAHSDVFNVFLQILDDGRVTDSQGRKVSFTNTIIIMTSNVGSQYILNMDDEGGSSDSGYENMKKRVMDAARSVFRPEFMNRVDEYIVFKPLEREQINSIVKLQLARVQKRIADRKIKLEVSPGAIEFLGSLGYDPNYGARPVKRVIQQYVENELAKGILRGDFKDEDSILVDTQVTVPSNGQLPQQKLVFRKVGEESKSAVEGEKFLPAV comes from the exons ATGATCTACAGTAGTACAGTAGTGTGTGTTTTTTTGTGGCTAGAAAACGCAGAAATTAACGCTTTTTTTGTGCCAAAAAACGTGAATTCCTTCGCTGTGGATTTCGGGACGCAACAAATATACAGGAGCACACGGAGAGCAGCCGGGCGGGACTGGAGCAACTCGGTCACCGAGCCCTCGGCGCAGATCCCGGCCGCCCAGCGCGAGATCcgacggcgccgcgcgcgcacaGCGCGCGCCCCACACCCCCTCTTCCCCCTATCATCTTCCTCTCGCCTCGTCGTCTCCACGGCCTCCTGGTTCCCACCTGAACCTCCCAGAACCTCCGTCtccgcgccgcgacgccgcacGCCTCCTTCCTCATCCAAGGCCCCGCGCAAACCGATTTATACCCTTCCACCCGCCGCACACCGTCATCTGTTCACTCCTCTGCCCAATCCAGAGTTCCATCCAGTCTTCCAGACTCCGAATTTGATCCTCTCTCCGAGCCCTCTGGTAAACCGCCGGGGGAGTgtgttgccgccgccgcagggccccgccatggccgccgcgccgccgatgtCAGCCGACGTCCTCAGCTTCctcccgtccgccgccgcgccgacgccGGTCGTCGCCGCGGCgtggggcgcggcgagggcggggtCTGTGAGGGGCAAGGCGGCGCTCAGGATGGTGAGAGGAGGAGCTGGCCTGGCTCCGGTGgttgggaggaggaggccccaCCGGCGGCCTCTCTCCGTGCGGTGCGACGCCACCAGCCGGGACGGCAGG ATTACACAACAAGAGTTCACCGAGATGGCATGGCAATCAATTGTCTCATCACCTGAGGTGGCCAAGGAGAGTAAACACCAGATTGTGGAGACTGAACATCTGATGAAGTCCTTGCTGGAGCAAAGGAATGGGCTTGCCCGGAGGATCTTTTCCAAGGCGGGAGTCGACAACACAAGGCTTCTTGATGCTACAGAGAAGTTCATCCAGAGACAGCCTAAG GTATTAGGTGAAGATCCTGGTTCCATGTTGGGGCGGGACTTGGAAGCTCTGATACAAAGAGCAAGGGACTTCAAGAAAGAGTATGGTGATTCATATGTCTCAGTTGAACATCTAGTCCTTGGCTTTGCCGAAGATAAGCGGTTTGGGAAACAACTATTCAAGGATTTTCAGATTACCGTGAAGACCTTGAAATCGGCCATTGAATCAATCAGAGGGAAGCAAAATGTAATTGATCAAG ATCCTGAGGGCAAGTACGAAGCTTTGGAGAAGTATGGAAAGGACCTGACAGCTATGGCACGCCAAGGGAAGCTTGATCCAGTTATTGGAAGGGATGATGAAATTCGAAGATGCATACAGATTTTATCGCGGAGAACTAAGAACAACCCGGTTTTGATTGGTGAACCTGGTGTAGGAAAAACAGCTATAGCTGAAGG GCTTGCTCAGAGGATTGTACAAGGAGATGTCCCTCAAGCTCTGACAAACCGTCGA CTCATTGCACTTGATATGGGTGCTTTGATTGCTGGTGCAAAATATCGTGGAGAATTTGAGGATAGGCTAAAGGCTGTTCTCAAAGAAGTTACAGACTCTGATGGACAGACCATTCTTTTTATTGATGAGATTCACACAGTTGTTGGAGCAG GTGCCACAAATGGTGCAATGGATGCTGGTAATCTTCTCAAACCAATGCTCGGGAGAGGAGAGTTACGTTGTATTGGTGCAACAACACTTGATGAATACCGCAAATATATTGAGAAAGATCCAGCACTAGAGCGGCGCTTCCAACAAGTTTATGTTGATCAGCCTTCAGTTGAAGATACAATCTCAATTCTACGGGGACTACGTGAGAGATATGAACTGCACCATGGTGTGCGCATATCTGACAGTGCCCTTGTGGCTGCGGCTGTTCTTTCAGACCGTTATATCAGTGGACGATTCTTGCCTGACAAAG CAATTGATCTGGTTGATGAATCAGCTGCTAAGTTGAAAATGGAGATAACATCAAAACCTACTGCTCTGGATGAGATCGATCGTGCTGTCCTGAAGCTTGAGATGGAGCGTCTCTCACTTACAAATGATACAGACAAAGCATCAAAGGACAGACTATCCCGTCTTGAAGCAGAACTATCACTCTTGAAGGATAAACAACGTAAATTGACTGAGCAGTGGGAGCATGAGAAGTCAGTGATGACTAAAATTCAATCTATCAAAGAAGAG ATTGACAGGGTAAATGTGGAGATACAGCAGGCGGAACGTGAGTATGATCTCAATCGTGCTGCTGAACTGAAGTATGGCAGTTTGAATGCCTTGCAGCGCCAGCTTCAAACAACAGAGAATGAACTAGATGAATATCAGAGTTCAGGAAAATCCATGCTAAGAGAAGAGGTGACTCAAGATGATATAGCAGAAATAGTGAGCAGGTGGACAGGTATTCCAGTCTCTAAACTAAAGCAATCCGACAGAGAGAAGTTGCTGTATCTGGAGGAAGAGCTGCACAAGCGTGTTGTTGGTCAGGACCCTGCTGTAAAAGCAGTCGCAGAAGCTATTCAGAGATCCAGAGCTGGTCTGTCTGACCCGAATCGTCCTATTGCCAGTTTCATGTTCATGGGACCTACAGGAGTTGGAAAAACGGAGCTAGCAAAAGCCCTTGCTGCTTTTATGTTTAACACTGAGGAAGCTGTTGTAAGGATTGACATGAGTGAGTACATGGAGAAGCATTCAGTCTCAAGATTGATTGGTGCTCCCCCGGGTTACGTTGGGTATGAAGAGGGTGGTCAGCTAACAGAGGCTGTTCGCCGGAGGCCATATTCTGTTGTCTTGTTTGACGAGATTGAGAAGGCTCATTCAGATGTCTTCAATGTTTTCCTTCAAATATTGGATGATGGTAGGGTTACTGACTCCCAAGGCCGGAAAGTGAGCTTCACCAACACTATCATTATCATGACATCCAACGTTGGGTCACAGTACATACTAAACATGGATGATGAAGGTGGATCATCTGATTCAGGCTACGAGAACATGAAGAAGAGGGTTATGGATGCTGCAAGATCAGTATTCCGCCCTGAGTTCATGAATCGTGTAGATGAGTACATTGTTTTCAAGCCTCTGGAGAGAGAACAAATCAATAGTATCGTCAAATTACAG CTGGCAAGAGTACAAAAGAGGATTGCTGACCGGAAGATCAAACTTGAAGTCTCACCTGGAGCAATTGAATTCCTAGGAAGCCTTGGGTATGACCCGAACTACGGCGCAAGGCCAGTGAAGCGGGTTATTCAACAGTATGTGGAGAACGAACTCGCAAAGGGCATCCTCAGAGGTGATTTCAAGGACGAGGACAGCATCTTGGTAGACACCCAGGTCACAGTGCCATCGAATGGCCAGCTTCCACAGCAAAAGCTTGTTTTCCGGAAGGTGGGTGAGGAATCAAAATCTGCTGTCGAAGGCGAGAAATTCTTGCCGGCCGTCTGA
- the LOC120652023 gene encoding chaperone protein ClpB2, chloroplastic isoform X2, giving the protein MHCNNTSDGGIFTCPITQQEFTEMAWQSIVSSPEVAKESKHQIVETEHLMKSLLEQRNGLARRIFSKAGVDNTRLLDATEKFIQRQPKVLGEDPGSMLGRDLEALIQRARDFKKEYGDSYVSVEHLVLGFAEDKRFGKQLFKDFQITVKTLKSAIESIRGKQNVIDQDPEGKYEALEKYGKDLTAMARQGKLDPVIGRDDEIRRCIQILSRRTKNNPVLIGEPGVGKTAIAEGLAQRIVQGDVPQALTNRRLIALDMGALIAGAKYRGEFEDRLKAVLKEVTDSDGQTILFIDEIHTVVGAGATNGAMDAGNLLKPMLGRGELRCIGATTLDEYRKYIEKDPALERRFQQVYVDQPSVEDTISILRGLRERYELHHGVRISDSALVAAAVLSDRYISGRFLPDKAIDLVDESAAKLKMEITSKPTALDEIDRAVLKLEMERLSLTNDTDKASKDRLSRLEAELSLLKDKQRKLTEQWEHEKSVMTKIQSIKEEIDRVNVEIQQAEREYDLNRAAELKYGSLNALQRQLQTTENELDEYQSSGKSMLREEVTQDDIAEIVSRWTGIPVSKLKQSDREKLLYLEEELHKRVVGQDPAVKAVAEAIQRSRAGLSDPNRPIASFMFMGPTGVGKTELAKALAAFMFNTEEAVVRIDMSEYMEKHSVSRLIGAPPGYVGYEEGGQLTEAVRRRPYSVVLFDEIEKAHSDVFNVFLQILDDGRVTDSQGRKVSFTNTIIIMTSNVGSQYILNMDDEGGSSDSGYENMKKRVMDAARSVFRPEFMNRVDEYIVFKPLEREQINSIVKLQLARVQKRIADRKIKLEVSPGAIEFLGSLGYDPNYGARPVKRVIQQYVENELAKGILRGDFKDEDSILVDTQVTVPSNGQLPQQKLVFRKVGEESKSAVEGEKFLPAV; this is encoded by the exons ATGCACTGCAATAATACAAGTGACGGTGGTATTTTTACCTGTCCG ATTACACAACAAGAGTTCACCGAGATGGCATGGCAATCAATTGTCTCATCACCTGAGGTGGCCAAGGAGAGTAAACACCAGATTGTGGAGACTGAACATCTGATGAAGTCCTTGCTGGAGCAAAGGAATGGGCTTGCCCGGAGGATCTTTTCCAAGGCGGGAGTCGACAACACAAGGCTTCTTGATGCTACAGAGAAGTTCATCCAGAGACAGCCTAAG GTATTAGGTGAAGATCCTGGTTCCATGTTGGGGCGGGACTTGGAAGCTCTGATACAAAGAGCAAGGGACTTCAAGAAAGAGTATGGTGATTCATATGTCTCAGTTGAACATCTAGTCCTTGGCTTTGCCGAAGATAAGCGGTTTGGGAAACAACTATTCAAGGATTTTCAGATTACCGTGAAGACCTTGAAATCGGCCATTGAATCAATCAGAGGGAAGCAAAATGTAATTGATCAAG ATCCTGAGGGCAAGTACGAAGCTTTGGAGAAGTATGGAAAGGACCTGACAGCTATGGCACGCCAAGGGAAGCTTGATCCAGTTATTGGAAGGGATGATGAAATTCGAAGATGCATACAGATTTTATCGCGGAGAACTAAGAACAACCCGGTTTTGATTGGTGAACCTGGTGTAGGAAAAACAGCTATAGCTGAAGG GCTTGCTCAGAGGATTGTACAAGGAGATGTCCCTCAAGCTCTGACAAACCGTCGA CTCATTGCACTTGATATGGGTGCTTTGATTGCTGGTGCAAAATATCGTGGAGAATTTGAGGATAGGCTAAAGGCTGTTCTCAAAGAAGTTACAGACTCTGATGGACAGACCATTCTTTTTATTGATGAGATTCACACAGTTGTTGGAGCAG GTGCCACAAATGGTGCAATGGATGCTGGTAATCTTCTCAAACCAATGCTCGGGAGAGGAGAGTTACGTTGTATTGGTGCAACAACACTTGATGAATACCGCAAATATATTGAGAAAGATCCAGCACTAGAGCGGCGCTTCCAACAAGTTTATGTTGATCAGCCTTCAGTTGAAGATACAATCTCAATTCTACGGGGACTACGTGAGAGATATGAACTGCACCATGGTGTGCGCATATCTGACAGTGCCCTTGTGGCTGCGGCTGTTCTTTCAGACCGTTATATCAGTGGACGATTCTTGCCTGACAAAG CAATTGATCTGGTTGATGAATCAGCTGCTAAGTTGAAAATGGAGATAACATCAAAACCTACTGCTCTGGATGAGATCGATCGTGCTGTCCTGAAGCTTGAGATGGAGCGTCTCTCACTTACAAATGATACAGACAAAGCATCAAAGGACAGACTATCCCGTCTTGAAGCAGAACTATCACTCTTGAAGGATAAACAACGTAAATTGACTGAGCAGTGGGAGCATGAGAAGTCAGTGATGACTAAAATTCAATCTATCAAAGAAGAG ATTGACAGGGTAAATGTGGAGATACAGCAGGCGGAACGTGAGTATGATCTCAATCGTGCTGCTGAACTGAAGTATGGCAGTTTGAATGCCTTGCAGCGCCAGCTTCAAACAACAGAGAATGAACTAGATGAATATCAGAGTTCAGGAAAATCCATGCTAAGAGAAGAGGTGACTCAAGATGATATAGCAGAAATAGTGAGCAGGTGGACAGGTATTCCAGTCTCTAAACTAAAGCAATCCGACAGAGAGAAGTTGCTGTATCTGGAGGAAGAGCTGCACAAGCGTGTTGTTGGTCAGGACCCTGCTGTAAAAGCAGTCGCAGAAGCTATTCAGAGATCCAGAGCTGGTCTGTCTGACCCGAATCGTCCTATTGCCAGTTTCATGTTCATGGGACCTACAGGAGTTGGAAAAACGGAGCTAGCAAAAGCCCTTGCTGCTTTTATGTTTAACACTGAGGAAGCTGTTGTAAGGATTGACATGAGTGAGTACATGGAGAAGCATTCAGTCTCAAGATTGATTGGTGCTCCCCCGGGTTACGTTGGGTATGAAGAGGGTGGTCAGCTAACAGAGGCTGTTCGCCGGAGGCCATATTCTGTTGTCTTGTTTGACGAGATTGAGAAGGCTCATTCAGATGTCTTCAATGTTTTCCTTCAAATATTGGATGATGGTAGGGTTACTGACTCCCAAGGCCGGAAAGTGAGCTTCACCAACACTATCATTATCATGACATCCAACGTTGGGTCACAGTACATACTAAACATGGATGATGAAGGTGGATCATCTGATTCAGGCTACGAGAACATGAAGAAGAGGGTTATGGATGCTGCAAGATCAGTATTCCGCCCTGAGTTCATGAATCGTGTAGATGAGTACATTGTTTTCAAGCCTCTGGAGAGAGAACAAATCAATAGTATCGTCAAATTACAG CTGGCAAGAGTACAAAAGAGGATTGCTGACCGGAAGATCAAACTTGAAGTCTCACCTGGAGCAATTGAATTCCTAGGAAGCCTTGGGTATGACCCGAACTACGGCGCAAGGCCAGTGAAGCGGGTTATTCAACAGTATGTGGAGAACGAACTCGCAAAGGGCATCCTCAGAGGTGATTTCAAGGACGAGGACAGCATCTTGGTAGACACCCAGGTCACAGTGCCATCGAATGGCCAGCTTCCACAGCAAAAGCTTGTTTTCCGGAAGGTGGGTGAGGAATCAAAATCTGCTGTCGAAGGCGAGAAATTCTTGCCGGCCGTCTGA
- the LOC120652024 gene encoding membrane-anchored ubiquitin-fold protein 1, translating to MSAVQEQFEIKFRLPDGTDIGPRRFPPASTVATLKETIIAQWPKDKEKGPRTVNDLKLINAGKILENNKTLSECKSPICDFSGMTTMHVVVRAPTSGKQSDKRAAKKAKDFRCGCAIM from the exons ATGTCCGCCGTCCAGGAGCAGTTCGAGATCAAGTTCCGGCTGCCCGACGGCACCGACATCGGGCCCAGGCGCTTCCCGCCGGCGTCCACCGTCGCCACGCTCAAGGAGACCATCATCGCCCAGTGGCCCAAAG ATAAGGAAAAAGGTCCGAGGACTGTGAACGATCTTAAGCTTATTAATGCTGGGAAGATATTGGAGAACAACAAAACCCTGTCAGAATGCAAAAGCCCGATCTGTGACTTCTCTGGGATGACAACAATGCATGTCGTTGTCCGTGCACCGACTTCAGGCAAACAGTCTG ATAAAAGAGCAGCAAAGAAAGCGAAAGATTTCAGGTGCGGTTGTGCCATCATGTGA
- the LOC120652025 gene encoding zinc finger protein ZAT4-like — protein MGDAAVLGSRSSATRHSCKVCRKGFPCGRSLGGHMRSHSLAEMETAVEDDADGNGEEQQQQQRRGPDCLMVPGAGGYGLRENPKKTRRLSSGLDGGDESGGRQDECGRGDRGELLPEVSHERRHASLGAVMEVEVEAEREQEDAPTEPAAGLMPAPRRRRRSMRVPAPEPPPAFDKEPEDVALCLIMLSRDILHRRDSTAEYSPEKDYRRRRDHHHHHHHHDTDSDDASALFQYTDVEISTKTNNKRKPNNNRSLAGDEKRARYECPGCGRAFQSYQALGGHRASHKRINSNCSIAKVAPDQAELSVETANASFNTASPDADHATDVAHSTAVVALKAKPHKAIRFECPICFKVFGSGQALGGHKRSHSIAGELYERAHADGDAGIDEAKQPMVADGFLDLNLPAPGAED, from the coding sequence ATGGGCGATGCGGCTGTGCTTGGTAGCAGGAGCAGCGCCACTCGGCACAGCTGCAAGGTGTGCCGGAAGGGCTTCCCCTGCGGCCGATCGCTCGGCGGGCACATGCGCTCGCACTCCCTGGCCGAGATGGAGACCGCCGTGGAGGACGATGCTGATGGCAAcggcgaggagcagcagcagcagcaacggcgGGGCCCGGATTGCCTGATGGTTCCAGGCGCCGGGGGTTATGGGCTGAGGGAGAACCCCAAGAAGACGCGACGGCTCTCGTCgggcctcgacggcggcgacgagagCGGCGGTCGCCAGGACGAGTGCGGCCgcggcgaccgcggcgagcTGCTCCCGGAGGTGAGCCACGAGCGCCGCCACGCTAGTCTCGGAGCTGtcatggaggtggaggtggaagcGGAGCGGGAGCAGGAGGACGCCCCGACCGAGCCGGCTGCCGGCCTGATGCcggcgccgaggcggaggcggcgctcaaTGCGCGTGCCGGCCCCCGAGCCGCCGCCTGCGTTCGACAAGGAGCCGGAGGACGTCGCGCTCTGCCTCATCATGCTGTCGCGCGACATCCTGCACCGCCGGGACTCCACCGCCGAGTACTCGCCGGAGAAGGACTACAGGAGGCGGCgcgatcaccaccaccaccatcaccaccacGACACCGACTCCGACGACGCCTCTGCTCTCTTCCAGTACACCGATGTCGAGATCAGCACCAAGACCAACAACAAGAGGAAGCCCAACAACAATCGcagcctcgccggcgacgagaagCGGGCCCGGTACGAGTGCCCCGGCTGCGGCAGGGCCTTCCAGTCCTACCAGGCGCTCGGCGGCCACCGCGCCAGCCACAAGCGCATCAACAGCAACTGCAGCATCGCCAAGGTCGCGCCCGATCAGGCCGAGCTGAGCGTCGAGACGGCCAACGCGTCCTTCAACACGGCGTCGCCGGACGCCGACCACGCCACCGACGTCGCGCACAGCACTGCGGTGGTGGCCTTGAAGGCGAAGCCGCACAAGGCGATCAGGTTCGAGTGCCCCATCTGCTTCAAGGTGTTTGGGTCGGGGCAAGCGCTCGGCGGGCACAAGCGGTCGCACTCGATCGCCGGCGAGCTCTACGAGCGCGCGCATGCCGACGGAGACGCTGGCATCGATGAAGCCAAGCAGCCTATGGTCGCGGATGGGTTTCTTGATCTCAACCTGCCAGCTCCAGGTGCTGAGGATTGA